One Brevibacterium spongiae DNA segment encodes these proteins:
- a CDS encoding SRPBCC domain-containing protein: MNELPAPDGPAAEKPTPMTATISLSADIDHSISAVWNAFADTDQRVRWGVPAGEAMVCDIDEFRTGGSIRARCGSPGALEFDSSGQYCAIEDEHFIVTTETLTKDGGTLSSAIITWTFTATSTGTRVDLVDQVVSFVGQGMIDGHRNGHEICLRQLGEFLSS; the protein is encoded by the coding sequence GTGAATGAGCTGCCCGCCCCGGATGGCCCTGCAGCAGAAAAGCCCACCCCGATGACTGCGACGATCAGCCTCAGCGCCGATATCGACCACTCGATCTCAGCGGTGTGGAACGCTTTCGCCGACACCGATCAGCGGGTGCGCTGGGGCGTCCCCGCGGGCGAGGCGATGGTCTGTGACATCGACGAGTTCCGGACCGGCGGATCCATCCGCGCCCGCTGCGGATCTCCGGGAGCCCTGGAATTCGACTCGTCCGGACAGTACTGCGCCATCGAGGACGAGCACTTCATCGTGACCACCGAGACCCTGACCAAGGATGGCGGGACGCTCTCGAGCGCGATCATCACCTGGACATTCACCGCGACATCGACCGGCACTCGGGTGGACCTCGTCGACCAGGTCGTGTCGTTCGTCGGACAGGGGATGATCGACGGCCACCGCAACGGCCACGAGATCTGCCTGCGACAGCTCGGAGAGTTCCTCAGCTCCTGA
- a CDS encoding carbohydrate kinase family protein, whose translation MNILVIGEALIDIVSTPGARDRYAPGGAPANVALGLGRLGDDVEFLTDVGDDFHGGFLLAHLRESHVSVLASPHGATSTALARLAQDGSAEYEFQLRWDPDSSLLEDSAPSVLHFGSIAAFLTPGSAVIDRLLDTITAQSGPQTHGSLISFDPNIRPSIIGSREEVLPRFEDLAGRVDVLKLSDVDAAWLYPELDVDAQIDCLLGLGADLVAMTRGGEGAIMSTASARAAVSSTPVEVVDTIGAGDTFMVSLIHDLRARATALSDLTTAELRALGERATALAGITVSREGADLPWAADLRS comes from the coding sequence ATGAACATTCTGGTCATCGGTGAAGCCCTCATCGACATCGTCAGCACTCCCGGGGCCCGGGACCGGTACGCACCGGGCGGTGCCCCGGCGAATGTCGCTCTCGGATTGGGCCGCCTCGGCGATGATGTCGAGTTCCTCACCGATGTCGGTGATGACTTCCACGGCGGGTTCCTGCTGGCGCATCTGCGGGAGTCTCACGTCTCCGTTCTCGCGTCCCCGCACGGTGCCACGTCCACGGCGCTGGCCCGCCTCGCTCAAGACGGTTCGGCCGAGTACGAGTTCCAGCTGCGGTGGGATCCCGATTCCTCGCTTCTCGAGGACAGCGCACCGTCCGTTCTGCACTTCGGCTCGATCGCGGCATTTCTCACCCCGGGGTCTGCCGTGATCGACAGGCTCCTCGACACCATCACGGCGCAGTCGGGACCGCAGACGCACGGATCACTCATCAGCTTCGATCCGAATATTCGGCCGTCGATCATCGGCTCCCGCGAGGAGGTCCTGCCGCGCTTCGAGGACCTCGCCGGACGTGTCGACGTCCTCAAACTCAGCGATGTCGACGCCGCTTGGCTCTACCCCGAACTCGATGTCGACGCTCAGATCGACTGCCTGCTCGGCCTCGGTGCGGATCTGGTGGCGATGACGCGAGGAGGTGAGGGCGCGATCATGTCGACCGCCTCGGCGCGGGCTGCGGTGTCCTCGACCCCGGTTGAGGTCGTGGACACGATCGGTGCCGGTGACACGTTCATGGTCTCCCTCATCCACGACCTGCGGGCCCGGGCGACGGCACTGTCCGACCTCACGACGGCAGAGCTCAGGGCTCTGGGCGAACGGGCGACCGCCTTGGCGGGAATCACCGTCAGTCGCGAAGGCGCAGATCTCCCCTGGGCTGCCGACCTCAGGAGCTGA